CTCGTGGCGAACCCGTGGCGTTCCGGGCCGCGCGACACGCGCTGTGGTCGATAGTCGCGCCAAACCCCAGATCTAGTGGTTGGATTGAACCAGCCGCCCAGAAGTTGTGGTCCGTGGTCCTCAAGGCCCCGGCCATCGCCTATGCTTGGGGCTGCTTCGAGGGCCCTGTCCGGGCCCGTCGAGGCCATTCAGTCGTGCTGTGAAGGAGGGTTGGGAATCATGCACTGCCCCTTCTGCAGGCACCCCGACAGCCGCGTTGTCGACAGTCGGACCACTGACGACGGCACGTCGATCCGCCGGCGCCGCCAGTGCCCCGACTGCACCCGCCGTTTCACCACGGTGGAGACCGCCTCGCTGATGGTGATCAAGCGCAGCGGGGTCACCGAACCCTTCAGCCGTACCAAGGTCATCTCCGGTGTGCGCAAAGCGTGCCAGGGGCGGCCGGTCACCGAGGACGCTCTCGCCAAGCTCGGCCAGCGGGTCGAGGAGGCGCTGCGCGCCACCGGAAGCGCCGAACTGACCACCCATGACGTGGGTCTGGCCATACTCGGCCCCCTGCGGGAGCTCGACCTGGTCGCGTACCTGCGCTTCGCGTCCGTGTACCGGGCGTTCAACTCGCTCGAAGACTTCGAGTCCGCCATCGCGGAACTCCGTGAGGGCAGGCTCCACACCCCCGACTGCGAGTGCGGCGAGACCCTCGAGGTCCCCGTGCCCGCCACTGCTGCCGACTGACCCCAAGGGTCCGGCAGCGCGAGACCTGCCTGCGGCGCTGCTTGCTGCGCCGTGGACACAAGACAGACAGACGACACCGTGCCTCGGGAAGATCTGGGCACTTTTGGGCGTTTTCGCCCGTATATGGGAGGCGGCATGACCGAGACGACGAGCGGCCCGGCGCGAGGTTCCCGTTCCAAGGGATCCAAGGCCAGCAAGGGTCTGCGTATCGAGCGCATCCACACCACCCCCGGCGTGCATCCGTACGACGAGG
The sequence above is drawn from the Streptomyces sp. NBC_01465 genome and encodes:
- the nrdR gene encoding transcriptional regulator NrdR; translated protein: MHCPFCRHPDSRVVDSRTTDDGTSIRRRRQCPDCTRRFTTVETASLMVIKRSGVTEPFSRTKVISGVRKACQGRPVTEDALAKLGQRVEEALRATGSAELTTHDVGLAILGPLRELDLVAYLRFASVYRAFNSLEDFESAIAELREGRLHTPDCECGETLEVPVPATAAD